The following proteins are co-located in the Engraulis encrasicolus isolate BLACKSEA-1 chromosome 2, IST_EnEncr_1.0, whole genome shotgun sequence genome:
- the LOC134435856 gene encoding kelch-like protein 10 has protein sequence MTNEYTHEGERTVTTGKSCSRTGDTTGYVPSGTKDVEQSFRSRLSGVAQGADMSELEEPAPSPKFQRCFMERKMSAMACTIFNELRLEGKLCDVVIKVNGIEFNAHKNILCSCSAYFRALFTSEWNNSERRVYSIPGVSPDMMRLIVEYAYTRTVPVTTENVQQLLAAADQFSIMGIVRACCEFLEAQLCLQNCIGICKFADFYSCVELRQRAYLYILHNFEDMVRISDEFLELSLAELCGIIDKDDLNVKQEEVVYEAVQRWIAHDPHQRKRHIVVLLPKIRLALMTADYFMNNVKNNTIVKDNEECKPVIINALKAMYDLNMNGPSNDFTNPLTRPRLPYAILLAIGGWSGGSPTNGIEAYDARADRWVNVTREEESPRAYHGAAYLNGFVYCVGGFDSVDYFNSVRKFNPMTRTWHQVAPMHSRRCYVSVGVLDGCIYAMGGFDGYMRLNTAERYEPETNQWTLIATMHEQRSDASATTLHDKVYICGGFNGNECLFTAECYNPETNQWSLIAPMRSQRSGVGVIAYGDHVYAVGGFDGANRLRNAEAYNPQSNTWRAVPTMFNPRSNFGIEVVDDLLFVVGGFNGFTTTFNVECYDEKTDEWYDAHDMGIFRSALSCCVVPGLPNVADYAAPRDAMLTPREELKLSTSNSVLTA, from the exons ATGACAAATGAGTACACTCATGAAGGAGAACG AACTGTGACAACTGGCAAGAGCTGCAGTCGGACCGGGGATACAACCGGATATGTCCCCAGTGGTACAAAGGATGTAGAACAATCATTCCGG TCACGTTTGAGTGGTGTAGCTCAAGGAGCAGACATGAGTGAACTGGAGGAGCCAGCCCCTTCTCCGAAGTTCCAGCGCTGCTTCATGGAGAGAAAAATGAGTGCAATGGCCTGCACCATTTTCAATGAACTGCGTCTGGAGGGCAAATTGTGTGATGTGGTCATCAAGGTCAATGGGATTGAGTTCAATGCTCACAAGAACATCCTGTGCAGCTGCAGTGCCTACTTTAG AGCCTTGTTCACCAGCGAGTGGAACAACAGCGAGCGGCGGGTCTACAGCATCCCTGGCGTCTCGCCGGACATGATGCGGCTCATCGTGGAGTACGCCTACACCCGCACGGTGCCCGTCACCACGGAGAACGTGCAGCAGCTGCTGGCGGCCGCCGACCAGTTCTCCATCATGGGCATCGTGCGCGCCTGCTGCGAGTTCCTGGAGGCTCAGCTCTGCCTGCAGAACTGCATCGGCATCTGCAAGTTCGCCGACTTCTACTCGTGCGTGGAGCTGCGCCAGCGCGCCTACCTCTACATCCTGCACAACTTCGAGGACATGGTGCGCATCTCGGACGAGTTCCTGGAGCTCTCGCTCGCCGAGCTGTGCGGCATCATCGACAAGGACGACCTCAACGTCaagcaggaggaggtggtgtacgAGGCCGTGCAGCGCTGGATCGCCCACGACCCCCACCAGAGGAAGAGGCACATCGTGGTGCTGCTGCCTAAG ATCCGCCTAGCCCTGATGACAGCAGACTACTTCATGAACAACGTGAAGAACAACACCATCGTGAAGGACAACGAGGAGTGCAAGCCCGTCATTATCAACGCCCTGAAGGCCATGTACGACCTGAACATGAACGGCCCCTCCAACGACTTCACCAATCCCCTGACCCGCCCCCGTCTACCCTACGCCATTCTGTTGGCCATTGGCGGCTGGAGCGGCGGTAGTCCCACCAATGGCATCGAGGCCTACGACGCCCGGGCGGACCGCTGGGTGAATGTGACCCGTGAGGAGGAGAGCCCCAGGGCCTACCATGGCGCGGCCTACCTCAACGGCTTCGTTTATTGCGTGGGCGGGTTCGACAGCGTGGACTACTTCAACAGCGTGCGCAAGTTCAACCCCATGACGCGCACCTGGCACCAAGTGGCGCCCATGCACTCGCGGCGCTGCTACGTGAGCGTGGGCGTGCTGGACGGCTGCATCTACGCCATGGGCGGCTTCGACGGCTACATGCGCCTCAACACGGCCGAGCGCTATGAGCCCGAGACCAACCAGTGGACCCTCATAGCCACCATGCACGAGCAGAGGAGCGACGCCAGCGCCACCACGCTGCACGACAAG GTGTACATCTGTGGCGGCTTCAATGGCAACGAGTGCCTGTTCACGGCGGAGTGCTACAACCCTGAGACCAACCAGTGGAGCCTTATTGCCCCCATGAGGAGTCAGCGCAGTGGGGTGGGAGTCATCGCATATGGGGACCATGTGTACGCG GTTGGAGGTTTCGATGGTGCCAACCGTCTGAGGAATGCAGAGGCCTACAACCCGCAGTCCAACACGTGGCGAGCTGTGCCGACCATGTTCAACCCACGCAGCAATTTTGGCATTGAG gttgtggatgacttgctgtttgttgtgggAGGCTTCAATGGATTCACCACCACATTTAACGTGGAGTGTTACGACGAGAAGACAGATGAATG GTATGATGCTCACGACATGGGCATTTTCCGCAGTGCCTTGAGCTGCTGCGTGGTGCCAGGTCTGCCCAACGTGGCAGACTACGCAGCCCCTCGTGACGCCATGCTGACTCCAAGAGAGGAGCTCAAACTCTCCACCTCCAACAGCGTGCTAACTGCCTAA